From a region of the Thermoflexus hugenholtzii JAD2 genome:
- a CDS encoding GNAT family N-acetyltransferase, translating to MLTIQECRTPAERRAFVTFPWRVYRSDPHWVPPLISERMAFFDPQRNPFYQHAEVALFMARRDGEPVGTIAALINHQHNAFHNERVGFFGAFEVLPDREAAHALLATARDWVRERGMTALRGPATFSTNEECGLLIEGFEEPPRILMAYNPAYYRDFIESFGFQKAMDLYAYELTVEVFNWPEKLVRVVEKLKSRAKFRVRPGNIRRFREELDRIKKVYNSAWERNWGFVPLTDAEIEHMAAQLIRFVDPDLVFIAEVDDEPIGFSLTLPDLNQALRKAYPRPGVPEWWTLIKLLYYWKVRRVVDTIRVLAMGVVESWRAQGVSALFYYETAKAALPKGYRRAEMSWILENNLMMNRDIRTMGGRLYKIYRMYELPL from the coding sequence ATGCTAACCATTCAGGAATGCCGGACGCCGGCGGAGCGCCGGGCTTTCGTGACGTTCCCCTGGCGGGTTTACCGGAGTGATCCTCACTGGGTGCCTCCGCTGATCAGCGAGCGGATGGCCTTCTTCGACCCGCAGCGGAACCCCTTCTATCAGCACGCGGAGGTGGCCCTTTTCATGGCCCGGCGGGATGGGGAGCCGGTGGGCACCATCGCTGCCCTCATCAATCACCAGCACAACGCTTTCCACAACGAGCGGGTGGGGTTCTTCGGAGCCTTCGAGGTGCTGCCGGACCGGGAGGCCGCCCATGCGTTGCTGGCCACCGCCCGGGACTGGGTCCGGGAGCGGGGGATGACGGCCCTGCGGGGCCCGGCCACCTTCAGCACCAACGAGGAGTGCGGCCTCCTCATTGAGGGCTTCGAAGAGCCCCCGCGCATCCTGATGGCTTACAACCCTGCCTATTACCGGGACTTCATTGAAAGCTTCGGCTTCCAGAAGGCGATGGATCTCTACGCCTATGAACTCACAGTGGAGGTCTTCAACTGGCCGGAGAAGCTGGTCCGGGTGGTGGAGAAGCTGAAGAGCCGGGCGAAGTTCCGGGTTCGCCCGGGAAACATCCGGCGCTTCCGGGAGGAACTGGATCGCATCAAGAAGGTCTACAACTCCGCCTGGGAGCGGAACTGGGGTTTCGTGCCGCTGACGGATGCGGAGATCGAGCACATGGCGGCCCAGCTGATCCGCTTCGTGGACCCGGATTTGGTGTTCATCGCCGAGGTCGATGACGAGCCCATCGGCTTCTCCCTAACCCTGCCGGATCTGAACCAGGCCCTGCGCAAAGCCTACCCGCGGCCCGGGGTGCCGGAGTGGTGGACGTTGATCAAGCTTCTTTACTACTGGAAAGTGCGCCGGGTGGTGGACACCATCCGCGTGCTGGCCATGGGGGTGGTGGAGAGCTGGCGCGCCCAGGGGGTGAGCGCCCTGTTTTACTACGAGACGGCGAAGGCGGCTCTGCCCAAGGGCTACCGGCGCGCGGAGATGTCCTGGATCCTGGAGAACAACCTGATGATGAACCGGGACATCCGGACGATGGGCGGGCGGCTGTATAAGATCTACCGCATGTATGAGCTGCCGCTGTGA
- a CDS encoding SH3 domain-containing protein produces MKPVWHVLLLPADADWRWVEAARLYVERFRVLWAWDPEQAVALPGDPLLLSLVLPDGRPGHTAAWLRQRRPSILLDVLFAPTPEHLQRILDARAAQGDRLGRGLRVVTTDRLNVRSGPSRSAPIVGRLEPGVEVEVIGRSADGVWWAIRDPGGRGRAWIAAAYTRIVRGIPETLPIWIGAPPRVRARRALPVHRAPDPGSPVVGWLAAGAEREALGRTEEGEWVQVAFPDAAHPGWVRGVDLEVEAGALEGLPVYASSRWLEPPVRPPLIQRPFGADPVAFAAWGLPGHEGIDFAAQPGDPVYAAADGWVLQAGDRLEHPYGTQVRIQHRRPDGVYVTVYGRLMPGSLMVRAGEFVQAGRMLGRVGPEGFVHFMLKKEGARNGPYGDILDPSPHLRLAP; encoded by the coding sequence ATGAAACCGGTATGGCATGTCCTGTTGCTCCCAGCGGATGCGGATTGGCGGTGGGTGGAAGCTGCCCGCCTCTATGTGGAGCGCTTCCGCGTCCTCTGGGCATGGGATCCGGAACAGGCGGTGGCGCTTCCCGGGGATCCCCTCCTTCTCTCCCTGGTCCTGCCGGACGGACGTCCCGGGCACACCGCGGCCTGGCTCCGCCAGCGTCGTCCTTCCATCCTCCTGGACGTGCTGTTCGCCCCCACCCCGGAGCACCTGCAGCGGATCCTGGACGCAAGGGCCGCCCAGGGGGACCGGCTGGGCCGGGGGCTCCGGGTGGTCACGACGGACCGGCTGAACGTCCGGAGCGGTCCGAGCCGTTCGGCTCCCATCGTCGGCCGCCTGGAGCCCGGGGTGGAGGTGGAGGTGATCGGGCGCAGCGCCGACGGCGTCTGGTGGGCGATCCGGGATCCCGGTGGGCGGGGCCGGGCGTGGATCGCCGCCGCCTACACCCGCATCGTGCGGGGGATCCCGGAGACCCTCCCCATCTGGATCGGGGCTCCCCCGCGGGTCCGCGCCCGCCGAGCGCTCCCAGTCCATCGGGCGCCGGATCCCGGATCGCCGGTCGTGGGATGGCTCGCGGCGGGGGCGGAGCGGGAGGCCCTGGGGCGGACGGAGGAGGGGGAATGGGTGCAGGTCGCCTTCCCGGACGCCGCCCATCCGGGCTGGGTGCGCGGGGTGGACCTAGAGGTGGAGGCCGGGGCGCTAGAGGGCCTGCCGGTCTACGCCTCCTCCCGTTGGCTGGAGCCTCCGGTGCGGCCGCCCCTCATCCAGCGGCCCTTCGGGGCGGATCCGGTGGCCTTCGCCGCGTGGGGTCTGCCTGGGCATGAGGGGATCGATTTCGCCGCCCAGCCGGGCGATCCGGTTTATGCGGCAGCAGATGGCTGGGTCCTGCAGGCCGGGGATCGCCTTGAACATCCTTATGGCACCCAGGTGCGGATCCAGCATCGGAGGCCCGATGGCGTTTACGTCACGGTCTACGGTCGCCTGATGCCCGGCAGCCTGATGGTCCGCGCTGGGGAGTTCGTCCAGGCCGGCCGGATGCTGGGCCGCGTGGGTCCAGAGGGGTTCGTGCACTTTATGCTCAAGAAAGAGGGGGCGCGGAACGGCCCCTACGGGGACATCCTGGATCCCTCGCCGCATCTCCGCCTCGCGCCCTGA
- a CDS encoding HEAT repeat domain-containing protein gives MERITRFCPECWAELPAGEQAVCPACGASLTEERDFFEKLLRALWHPERTRAATAAAVLGQLGDPRAVPPLIEAALRARDFGVQEAAVRSLGRLRDPRAIPALALLLRMESPLPVRLAAVKALAAFDDPRAREALRGALNDPSGVVRQAAREAWKAGSRLVSQEEG, from the coding sequence ATGGAACGGATCACCCGGTTCTGTCCGGAGTGCTGGGCGGAGCTGCCTGCAGGGGAGCAGGCGGTTTGCCCGGCCTGTGGGGCTTCCCTGACGGAGGAGCGCGATTTCTTTGAGAAGCTGCTCCGTGCCCTCTGGCATCCGGAGCGGACCCGGGCGGCGACCGCGGCGGCCGTCCTGGGGCAGCTGGGGGATCCACGGGCGGTGCCGCCTTTGATCGAGGCGGCCCTCCGCGCCCGGGATTTCGGCGTCCAGGAGGCTGCGGTGCGCAGCCTGGGACGTCTGCGGGATCCGCGGGCGATCCCCGCCCTGGCGTTGCTGTTGCGGATGGAGAGCCCCCTCCCCGTGCGCCTGGCGGCGGTGAAGGCCCTGGCGGCCTTTGACGATCCTCGAGCGCGGGAAGCCCTGCGGGGCGCGCTGAACGACCCCTCCGGGGTAGTGCGGCAGGCGGCCCGGGAAGCGTGGAAAGCCGGTTCTCGCCTGGTGAGCCAAGAGGAGGGATGA
- the gatA gene encoding Asp-tRNA(Asn)/Glu-tRNA(Gln) amidotransferase subunit GatA, with translation MAPWRWTIHETLEHLRRGEISAVEVTRAYLDRIEALDPFLHAYITVTPEEALAQAREADARWTAWRRDPSTSLPPLNGIPLAIKDVICVRGVRCTCGSRILENFVPPYDATAVARLREAGAVFLGKTNTDEFAMGSSTENSAFGPTRNPWNPERVPGGSSGGSAAAVAADLCAGALGTDTGGSVRQPAALCGVVGLKPTYGRVSRYGLVAYGSSLDQIGPITKDVRDAALLLQIIAGPDPRDATSWPAPVPDYTQALIPDLRGMRVGVPPEYFIPGMQPEVERAVREAIEVLAELGAEVIEVSLPHTRYALPTYYLIAPAEASANLARYDGVKYGLRIQGETIWDTYRLTRGNGFGPEVKRRIMLGTYALSAGYYDAYYLKAQKVRTLIRQDFERAFERVDVIVCPTSPTTAFRLGERTADPLQMYLADIFTITANLAGICGISVPCGFDGEGLPIGLQILGPALGEEKILRVAYAYEQATPWHHQRPPIDAALQGRAGA, from the coding sequence GTGGCCCCCTGGCGGTGGACGATTCACGAGACCCTGGAGCATCTGCGGCGCGGCGAGATCTCCGCGGTGGAGGTCACCCGGGCGTATCTCGACCGCATCGAGGCCCTCGATCCCTTCCTGCACGCCTACATCACGGTGACGCCGGAGGAAGCCCTCGCCCAGGCCCGGGAGGCGGACGCCCGCTGGACGGCCTGGCGACGGGATCCGTCGACGTCGCTCCCGCCGCTCAACGGGATCCCCCTGGCCATTAAGGACGTGATCTGCGTGCGGGGAGTGCGCTGCACCTGTGGCTCCCGTATCCTCGAGAACTTCGTCCCGCCTTATGACGCCACCGCGGTGGCCCGGCTGCGGGAGGCCGGGGCGGTCTTCCTGGGGAAGACCAACACCGATGAGTTCGCCATGGGCTCCTCCACGGAGAACTCGGCCTTCGGGCCCACTCGCAACCCTTGGAACCCCGAGCGGGTGCCCGGCGGATCCTCCGGGGGCAGTGCGGCGGCGGTGGCGGCCGACCTCTGCGCCGGAGCCCTGGGCACCGACACCGGGGGTTCCGTCCGCCAGCCGGCCGCGCTATGCGGCGTGGTGGGCCTCAAGCCCACCTACGGACGGGTCTCCCGCTACGGCCTGGTGGCCTATGGCTCCTCCCTGGATCAAATCGGGCCCATCACCAAGGACGTGCGGGATGCGGCGCTGTTGTTGCAGATCATCGCGGGGCCGGACCCACGGGACGCCACCTCATGGCCGGCGCCCGTCCCGGATTACACCCAGGCCCTGATCCCGGATCTTCGGGGGATGCGGGTCGGGGTTCCCCCGGAGTATTTCATCCCCGGGATGCAGCCGGAGGTGGAGCGGGCCGTCCGGGAGGCCATTGAGGTCCTGGCCGAGCTGGGCGCGGAGGTGATCGAGGTCTCCCTGCCCCACACCCGCTACGCCCTGCCGACTTACTATCTGATCGCCCCGGCGGAGGCCTCGGCGAACCTGGCCCGCTACGACGGCGTCAAATACGGCCTGCGGATCCAGGGGGAGACCATCTGGGACACTTACCGCCTCACGCGGGGGAACGGGTTCGGGCCCGAGGTCAAGCGGCGCATCATGCTGGGGACCTATGCGCTGTCTGCCGGTTATTACGATGCCTACTACCTGAAGGCCCAGAAGGTGCGCACGCTGATCCGGCAGGATTTCGAACGGGCCTTCGAGCGGGTGGACGTGATCGTCTGCCCCACCTCGCCCACGACGGCCTTCCGGCTGGGGGAGCGCACCGCCGACCCGTTGCAAATGTATCTCGCGGATATCTTCACCATCACTGCGAACCTGGCCGGCATCTGCGGCATCAGCGTCCCGTGCGGTTTCGATGGGGAAGGTCTGCCCATCGGGTTGCAGATCCTGGGACCTGCCCTGGGAGAGGAGAAGATCCTGCGCGTGGCCTACGCCTATGAGCAGGCCACCCCGTGGCATCATCAGCGCCCGCCGATCGATGCGGCGCTTCAGGGGCGAGCGGGGGCCTGA
- a CDS encoding CTP synthase: MTKYIFCTGGVVSSVGKGVAAAALGRVLKARGLRVTMQKLDPYINVDPGTMNPFQHGEVFVTEDGAETDLDLGHYERFIDENLTRASNVTTGQIYAEVIAKERRGDYLGGTVQVIPHITNEIKRRIGLVAKAHQNPDVVIVEVGGTVGDIEGLPFLEAIRQMRRDVGRDNVLYIHVTWLPYIGATGELKTKPTQHSVNTLRSVGIQPDAIIARADHPVPDSLREKIALFCDVDLRAVIPLPTAKILYEVPLMLEEAGLGDFVVERLSLPAREPDWTEWSRMVSEMRRPKEKLPIALVGKYVDLHDAYISVREALIHAGVAHGVDVQIEWIAAEDLEHGRGWDRLQRVHGIVVPGGFGYRGVEGKILAARYARENRIPYLGLCLGMQVMVIELARYALGSDEPNSTEFNPHTRYPVIDLLPEQRDITDLGGTMRLGAYPCVLVPGTRAAQAYGMDLVYERHRHRFEFNNAYRDLLQRAGLVLSGLSPDGRLVEIVELADHPFMLGTQFHPEFKSRPNRPHPLFKAFIAAAAARLD, from the coding sequence ATGACCAAATACATCTTCTGCACCGGCGGCGTGGTGAGCAGTGTGGGCAAGGGCGTGGCGGCGGCGGCCCTGGGCCGGGTGCTCAAGGCCCGGGGGCTCCGGGTGACCATGCAGAAGCTGGACCCTTACATCAACGTGGACCCAGGGACCATGAACCCCTTCCAGCACGGGGAGGTCTTCGTCACTGAGGACGGCGCGGAGACGGACCTGGACCTGGGGCATTACGAACGGTTCATCGATGAGAACCTGACCCGGGCGAGCAACGTCACCACCGGCCAGATCTATGCGGAGGTGATCGCCAAGGAGCGCCGAGGGGATTACCTGGGCGGCACCGTCCAGGTCATCCCCCACATCACCAACGAGATCAAGCGGCGCATCGGGCTGGTGGCCAAAGCCCACCAGAACCCCGACGTGGTGATCGTGGAGGTGGGCGGCACGGTGGGCGACATCGAGGGCCTCCCCTTCCTGGAGGCCATCCGGCAGATGCGACGCGACGTCGGCCGGGACAACGTCCTTTACATCCACGTGACCTGGCTCCCCTACATCGGCGCCACCGGCGAGCTGAAGACCAAGCCGACCCAGCACAGCGTCAACACCCTGCGCAGCGTGGGCATCCAGCCCGACGCCATCATCGCCCGGGCCGACCACCCCGTCCCGGATAGCCTGCGGGAGAAGATCGCCCTGTTCTGCGACGTGGATCTGCGGGCGGTGATCCCGCTGCCCACGGCGAAGATCCTCTATGAGGTCCCCCTGATGTTGGAGGAAGCCGGGCTGGGGGATTTCGTGGTGGAACGCCTGAGCCTGCCGGCCCGCGAGCCGGACTGGACGGAGTGGTCCCGCATGGTCAGCGAGATGCGCCGTCCCAAGGAGAAGCTGCCCATCGCCCTGGTCGGCAAATACGTGGACCTCCACGATGCCTATATCAGTGTGCGCGAGGCCCTCATCCACGCGGGGGTGGCCCATGGGGTGGACGTGCAGATCGAGTGGATCGCGGCGGAGGATCTGGAGCACGGCCGTGGCTGGGACCGCCTGCAGCGCGTCCACGGGATCGTGGTGCCGGGCGGGTTCGGCTATCGGGGCGTGGAAGGGAAGATCCTGGCGGCCCGCTACGCCCGGGAGAATCGGATCCCCTACCTGGGCCTGTGTCTGGGGATGCAGGTGATGGTGATCGAGCTGGCTCGCTACGCCCTGGGCTCCGACGAGCCCAACAGCACGGAATTCAACCCCCACACCCGCTACCCGGTGATCGACCTGCTGCCCGAGCAGCGGGACATCACGGACCTGGGGGGGACGATGCGGCTGGGAGCCTATCCTTGCGTGCTGGTGCCAGGGACCCGGGCGGCCCAGGCCTATGGGATGGATCTGGTTTACGAGCGGCACCGGCACCGCTTCGAGTTCAACAACGCCTATCGGGATCTCCTGCAGCGGGCGGGGCTGGTGCTGAGCGGCCTCTCCCCTGACGGCCGGCTGGTGGAGATCGTGGAGCTGGCCGATCACCCGTTCATGCTGGGGACCCAGTTCCACCCGGAGTTCAAAAGCCGGCCCAACCGCCCGCACCCGCTGTTCAAAGCCTTCATCGCCGCCGCGGCCGCCCGACTGGATTAA
- a CDS encoding diacylglycerol/lipid kinase family protein, giving the protein MEERWWVIVNPVAGNGRTGRRWGGLEARLRVEGIRMEVVFTQEPGHATALARQGIEAGFTTVVGVGGDGTLHEILNGLPLEDPERMQRIRLGMLPLGTGSDFVRTFGLPRDPVAAALRLREGRVHWVDVGQVTCRRAGETVTRYFVNAAGLGFDGEVADRTNRGIKAFGATGTYLVYLFLTLLMYQNKTVRLRLDGEEHAGRMNSVLVCNGRYFGGGMFIAPQAAVDDGWFDVIVLGDLGKGEIVWNLPRVYRGTHLTHPKITWRRAREVHVEAQERMFLQAEGELIGEAPAAFRLLPRALPFLA; this is encoded by the coding sequence GTGGAGGAGCGCTGGTGGGTGATCGTGAATCCGGTGGCCGGCAACGGCCGCACCGGGCGCCGGTGGGGCGGGCTGGAGGCCCGCCTGCGCGTGGAAGGGATCCGGATGGAGGTCGTCTTCACCCAGGAGCCGGGCCACGCCACGGCCCTGGCCCGTCAAGGGATCGAAGCCGGGTTCACCACCGTGGTGGGGGTGGGCGGCGATGGGACCCTCCACGAGATCCTCAACGGCCTCCCGTTGGAGGATCCCGAGCGGATGCAGCGGATCCGCCTGGGCATGCTCCCCTTGGGCACCGGCTCCGACTTCGTCCGCACCTTTGGGCTGCCCCGGGACCCGGTGGCGGCGGCCCTCCGGTTGCGGGAGGGGCGGGTGCACTGGGTGGACGTGGGGCAGGTGACCTGCCGGCGGGCCGGAGAGACCGTCACCCGTTATTTCGTCAACGCCGCCGGCCTGGGCTTCGATGGGGAGGTGGCCGATCGCACCAACCGGGGGATCAAGGCCTTCGGCGCCACCGGCACCTATCTGGTCTATCTCTTCCTCACGCTCCTCATGTATCAGAATAAAACCGTCCGCCTCCGCCTGGACGGAGAGGAGCACGCCGGGCGGATGAACTCGGTGCTGGTCTGCAACGGTCGTTACTTCGGAGGCGGGATGTTCATCGCCCCTCAGGCTGCTGTCGACGACGGCTGGTTCGACGTCATCGTGCTGGGAGATCTCGGGAAGGGGGAGATCGTCTGGAACCTCCCCCGGGTGTATCGGGGAACCCATCTGACGCATCCGAAGATCACCTGGCGGCGCGCCCGGGAGGTCCATGTGGAAGCCCAGGAGCGGATGTTCCTGCAGGCGGAGGGGGAGCTCATCGGGGAGGCTCCCGCCGCTTTCCGCCTCCTCCCCCGGGCCTTGCCCTTCCTGGCCTGA
- the upp gene encoding uracil phosphoribosyltransferase: MDQVRIIRHPVVQHKLTELRDLQTPPSRFRELLREITPLLLYEATWDLEVEEVPVRTPMGEGRGQRLRGAVGLVPILRAGLGMVEGALQVFPEAQVWHLGLYRDERTLQPVAYYNRLPAQPTVTWCFILDPMLATGGSAVAAVDMVKRWGVPHIVFVGLIAAPEGLERFRGAHPDVPVYVAAVDSHLNPHGFIVPGLGDAGDRQFGTG; the protein is encoded by the coding sequence ATGGATCAGGTGCGGATCATCCGTCATCCGGTGGTTCAGCACAAGCTGACGGAGCTGCGGGATCTTCAGACGCCCCCGTCCCGGTTTCGGGAGCTGCTCCGGGAGATCACCCCACTCCTCCTGTATGAGGCCACCTGGGATCTGGAGGTGGAGGAGGTTCCGGTGCGCACCCCGATGGGGGAGGGGCGGGGGCAGCGGCTGCGGGGCGCGGTGGGCCTGGTGCCCATCCTGCGGGCCGGGCTGGGGATGGTGGAGGGCGCCCTCCAGGTTTTCCCCGAGGCCCAGGTCTGGCATCTGGGCCTCTACCGGGATGAGCGCACCCTGCAGCCGGTGGCCTATTACAACCGGCTGCCCGCCCAGCCCACCGTGACCTGGTGCTTCATCCTGGATCCGATGTTGGCCACCGGCGGCTCGGCGGTGGCGGCGGTGGACATGGTCAAGCGCTGGGGGGTTCCCCATATCGTCTTCGTCGGCCTGATCGCCGCTCCGGAGGGGCTGGAGCGCTTCCGGGGAGCGCATCCCGACGTCCCGGTTTATGTGGCGGCGGTGGACAGCCATCTAAACCCCCACGGCTTCATCGTGCCCGGCCTGGGGGATGCGGGCGACCGCCAGTTCGGAACCGGATGA
- a CDS encoding roadblock/LC7 domain-containing protein, translated as MARSRTELIVQRLKDLQASTPDIEASALVSVDGLIIASALPRDVEEDRVSAMSAAMLSLGERIASELGRGTLDQVYVHGSNGYVILMAVGQEAVLTVLARENAKLGLVFLDMRRAAQDLAKLMG; from the coding sequence ATGGCCAGGTCCCGCACCGAGCTGATCGTGCAACGACTGAAGGACCTCCAGGCCAGCACGCCGGACATCGAGGCCTCAGCTCTGGTTTCCGTGGATGGGTTGATCATCGCCTCCGCGCTCCCCCGGGATGTGGAGGAGGATCGGGTCTCCGCCATGTCCGCGGCCATGCTCTCCCTGGGGGAGCGGATCGCCAGCGAGCTGGGGCGAGGGACCCTGGACCAGGTTTATGTGCACGGTTCCAACGGCTACGTGATCCTGATGGCCGTGGGCCAGGAGGCCGTGCTCACCGTCCTGGCGCGGGAGAACGCCAAGCTGGGTCTGGTGTTCCTGGACATGCGCCGGGCAGCCCAGGATCTGGCCAAACTGATGGGGTGA
- the gatC gene encoding Asp-tRNA(Asn)/Glu-tRNA(Gln) amidotransferase subunit GatC has protein sequence MAISREEVEHIAELAKLALTEEEKTLYAEQLSAILEYFRQLQEVDTSGIPPTATVLPIRNVFRPDEPGEPMSREELLRNAPAQADGCFQVQPILEFD, from the coding sequence ATGGCGATCTCCCGGGAGGAAGTGGAGCACATCGCCGAGCTGGCCAAGCTGGCTCTGACGGAAGAAGAAAAAACCCTCTACGCGGAACAGCTCTCCGCCATCTTGGAGTATTTCCGCCAGCTGCAGGAGGTGGATACCTCGGGGATCCCGCCGACGGCCACCGTCCTGCCGATCCGCAACGTCTTCCGGCCCGATGAGCCGGGGGAGCCGATGTCCCGGGAGGAGCTGCTTCGGAACGCCCCCGCCCAGGCGGACGGATGTTTTCAGGTGCAGCCGATCCTGGAGTTCGACTGA
- a CDS encoding MFS transporter, translated as MWARTLWRKGRALWPFGGSFTLLWLGQFLSQVGDQFLFIAGLSLLNRLTDSRAAFGGLALAITVPQILFGLWGGVFVDRWPRRFVLIGSDIARALIVLGALTVQTNADLWRMYPLASALAIAGLFFYPARNAVLPALVPPAHLLQANAVLQASYILALIVGGISAGLFVDRFGPYTAFVLDSLTFLISAISLACIRLPPAVNRPQPALQNSPGRDLLEGLRFVWEQRALRRVTAITPFATVGIGTVQVLGLAFLAEVLNVRAGGFGWTMAMMGVGLALGLGGMPLLGRWLPPHRAVGLALAAAGLATVLFSQAQTFAFVLIAALAMGLCVVIARAGLATLMQQLTPDGLRGRVDSLLNLSVNGALALAQGSAGLFGQLWGPRPVLLGAGLLMIAVGGLATLSMRRLVYEPESRVQL; from the coding sequence ATGTGGGCCCGGACGCTCTGGCGGAAGGGGCGGGCGCTCTGGCCCTTCGGAGGGTCGTTCACCCTGCTCTGGCTGGGCCAGTTCCTCTCGCAGGTGGGCGATCAGTTCTTGTTCATCGCCGGCCTGAGCCTCCTGAACCGCCTGACGGACTCCCGGGCGGCCTTCGGGGGGCTGGCCCTGGCCATCACCGTCCCTCAGATCCTCTTCGGGCTGTGGGGCGGGGTCTTCGTGGATCGATGGCCCCGCCGCTTCGTGCTGATCGGCTCGGACATCGCCCGCGCCCTGATCGTCCTGGGCGCGTTGACCGTGCAGACGAACGCCGATCTGTGGCGGATGTATCCGCTGGCCTCGGCCCTGGCCATCGCCGGGCTTTTCTTCTACCCCGCCCGCAACGCCGTGCTCCCCGCCCTGGTCCCGCCCGCCCACCTGCTCCAGGCCAACGCGGTGCTCCAGGCCAGCTACATCCTGGCCCTGATCGTGGGGGGGATCTCAGCTGGCCTCTTCGTGGATCGCTTCGGCCCTTACACGGCCTTCGTTCTGGACAGCCTCACCTTCCTGATCTCCGCCATCAGCCTGGCCTGTATCCGCCTGCCGCCGGCCGTCAATCGCCCCCAGCCTGCCCTGCAGAACTCCCCCGGCCGGGATCTGTTAGAGGGCCTTCGCTTCGTCTGGGAGCAACGGGCCCTCCGCCGGGTGACGGCCATCACTCCCTTCGCCACCGTGGGGATCGGGACGGTCCAGGTCCTCGGCCTGGCCTTCCTGGCGGAGGTCCTGAACGTGCGAGCCGGAGGCTTCGGGTGGACGATGGCGATGATGGGCGTGGGCCTGGCACTGGGGCTGGGCGGGATGCCGCTGCTGGGCCGCTGGCTTCCTCCGCACCGGGCCGTGGGGCTGGCCCTGGCGGCCGCCGGCCTGGCCACCGTGCTCTTCAGTCAGGCCCAGACCTTCGCCTTCGTCCTCATCGCCGCCCTGGCGATGGGATTGTGCGTGGTGATCGCCCGGGCGGGGCTGGCCACCCTGATGCAACAGCTGACCCCGGATGGCCTGCGTGGGCGGGTGGATAGCCTGCTTAACCTCTCGGTCAACGGGGCCCTGGCCCTGGCCCAGGGGAGCGCCGGGCTCTTCGGGCAGTTGTGGGGGCCTCGCCCGGTGCTCCTGGGGGCCGGCCTCCTGATGATCGCGGTGGGCGGCTTGGCGACCCTCAGCATGCGCAGGCTGGTCTATGAGCCGGAATCCCGGGTCCAGCTTTGA